From one Streptomyces sp. R41 genomic stretch:
- a CDS encoding helix-turn-helix transcriptional regulator — MTREQPTSGGTELGSFLRARRLGITPAEAGLTVGPGLRRTPGLRREELATLAGISIDYYSRLERGKETRPSPSVVDALARALRLEEDEREHLRSLALLAARTAPEPPTPPTRTVRPGVKLLLESLRPNPAHVVSRTNDLLAANPGGLRLLAGIEEWPLKQRNIARYVFLHPAARGLFHDWATQVRGCVARLRALAGTDPDAPDLARLAGELLLKSPEFARLWERYDIRGHSHGRKTFHHPEVGDLTLGYQSMELEGTPGHRLITYYAEPGSPDYDALVLLDMLGSQPTPHEPTSSQDETTSSST, encoded by the coding sequence ATGACACGTGAGCAGCCCACCAGCGGGGGTACCGAGCTGGGCAGCTTCCTGCGCGCCCGCCGGCTCGGGATCACCCCGGCCGAGGCCGGTCTCACGGTCGGCCCGGGACTGCGCCGCACGCCCGGGCTGCGCCGTGAGGAACTGGCCACCCTCGCCGGCATCAGCATCGACTACTACTCCCGCCTGGAACGCGGCAAGGAAACCCGGCCCAGCCCGTCCGTCGTCGACGCCCTGGCCCGTGCCCTGCGCCTGGAGGAGGACGAACGCGAGCACCTGCGCAGCCTGGCCCTCCTCGCCGCCCGCACCGCGCCGGAACCTCCGACGCCGCCCACCCGGACCGTACGGCCGGGCGTGAAGCTGCTGTTGGAGAGCCTGCGGCCGAACCCCGCGCATGTGGTCAGCCGTACCAACGACCTGCTCGCGGCCAACCCCGGCGGACTGAGACTGCTGGCCGGCATCGAGGAGTGGCCCCTCAAGCAGCGCAACATCGCCCGCTACGTCTTCCTGCACCCCGCGGCCCGCGGCCTCTTCCACGACTGGGCCACCCAGGTCCGCGGCTGCGTCGCCCGTCTGCGAGCGCTCGCCGGCACCGACCCCGACGCCCCCGACCTCGCCCGGCTGGCCGGTGAACTCCTGCTCAAAAGCCCGGAGTTCGCCCGCCTGTGGGAGCGCTACGACATCAGGGGCCACTCCCACGGCCGCAAGACCTTCCACCACCCCGAGGTCGGCGATCTCACCCTCGGCTATCAGTCCATGGAGCTGGAGGGCACGCCGGGCCACCGGCTCATCACGTACTACGCCGAGCCGGGCAGCCCCGACTACGACGCCCTCGTCCTCCTCGACATGCTCGGTTCGCAGCCGACGCCGCACGAACCGACCTCGTCCCAGGACGAAACCACCTCGTCCTCGACCTGA
- a CDS encoding zinc-dependent alcohol dehydrogenase family protein, producing the protein MRATLMYGAGDVRVENVPDATIQQPTDAVVRVLRSCVCGSDLWPYGSLPATEHGQRMGHEFLGVVEETGADVPGLRRGDLVVAPFVWADNTCDFCREGLHTSCRHGGSWARNGIDGAQGEAVRVPQAQGTLVKLPVAEDSALLPSLLTLSDVFCTGHHSAVTAGVNPRTTVTVVGDGAVGLSAVLAAKRLGAERIILMGRHKDRTDLGRDFGATDIVAERGAEGIERVRELTGGDGTHTVLECVGTLPALETGLGVVRAGGTISRVGAPQYGEVPLGFPEFMKNVTLTGGVAPARAYIEELLPDVLEGRIEPGRVFDRTVGLDGVPDGYRTMADREALKVLVQP; encoded by the coding sequence ATGCGAGCGACACTCATGTACGGCGCAGGAGACGTCCGCGTCGAGAACGTCCCGGACGCGACGATCCAGCAGCCCACCGATGCAGTGGTACGCGTCCTGCGTTCCTGCGTCTGTGGCAGCGATCTGTGGCCCTACGGGTCCCTGCCGGCCACGGAACACGGCCAGCGGATGGGCCACGAGTTCCTCGGCGTCGTCGAGGAGACGGGCGCGGATGTGCCCGGACTCAGGCGCGGCGACCTGGTCGTGGCGCCGTTCGTCTGGGCCGACAACACCTGCGACTTCTGCCGCGAGGGACTGCACACGTCCTGCCGACATGGCGGCTCGTGGGCACGGAACGGCATCGACGGCGCTCAGGGCGAGGCGGTGCGCGTTCCTCAGGCTCAGGGCACGCTGGTCAAGCTGCCCGTCGCGGAGGACTCGGCGCTGCTGCCCTCGCTCCTCACCCTGTCCGACGTGTTCTGCACGGGCCACCACTCCGCGGTCACGGCCGGGGTCAACCCGCGGACGACCGTGACGGTCGTCGGTGACGGAGCGGTCGGGCTCTCCGCCGTACTGGCCGCCAAGCGGCTCGGCGCCGAGCGGATCATCCTGATGGGCCGGCACAAGGACCGCACCGACCTGGGCCGCGACTTCGGCGCCACCGACATCGTCGCCGAGCGTGGTGCAGAAGGCATCGAGCGCGTACGGGAGTTGACCGGGGGAGACGGTACCCACACCGTGCTGGAGTGCGTCGGGACGCTGCCGGCTCTGGAGACGGGGCTTGGCGTGGTGCGCGCGGGCGGCACGATCAGCCGCGTCGGCGCGCCGCAGTACGGTGAAGTCCCGCTGGGTTTCCCCGAGTTCATGAAGAACGTCACCCTCACCGGCGGTGTGGCCCCGGCCCGCGCCTACATCGAGGAACTGCTGCCCGACGTCCTGGAGGGCCGCATCGAGCCGGGCCGCGTCTTCGACCGCACGGTCGGCCTGGACGGCGTACCGGACGGCTACCGCACGATGGCCGACCGCGAGGCCCTGAAGGTCCTCGTCCAACCCTGA
- a CDS encoding aldo/keto reductase: protein MRTTTLGTNGPETGVLGLGCMGMSYGYDMATPRDEETSVSVIRQAIDLGMTLIDTADVYGPYTNEELVGRALADGYRERAVLATKVGVTVRDNAEAAASPRPVPNGRPEHIRKSIDASLRRLGTDHVDLYQLHRVDPEVPIEESWGALAETVAAGKARYIGLSEATVDHIKRAQAVHPVTSVQSELSLWTRDWMDEVLPYCQEQGIAFLPYSPLGKGFLTGRFASFDGLPEDDFRRSLPRFQQDALRANSALVGKVRDIAERIGATPAQVALAWVMAHGEYVVPIPGTKTPKYLADNAGVADVALSAADLAELDALPDPQGSRY from the coding sequence ATGCGCACGACGACGCTCGGCACCAACGGCCCGGAGACCGGCGTCCTCGGCCTGGGCTGCATGGGAATGTCGTACGGCTACGACATGGCGACCCCACGGGACGAGGAGACATCCGTCTCCGTGATCCGACAGGCGATCGACCTCGGCATGACCCTGATCGACACCGCCGACGTGTACGGCCCGTACACCAACGAGGAGTTGGTCGGCCGGGCCCTGGCCGACGGCTACCGTGAGCGCGCGGTCCTGGCCACCAAGGTCGGCGTGACCGTTCGCGACAACGCCGAGGCCGCTGCATCCCCACGCCCTGTACCCAACGGCCGCCCCGAGCACATCCGCAAGTCGATCGACGCGAGCCTGCGCCGCCTGGGCACCGACCACGTAGACCTCTACCAGCTCCACCGCGTCGACCCCGAGGTGCCCATCGAGGAGTCCTGGGGCGCGCTCGCCGAGACCGTGGCCGCGGGCAAGGCCCGGTACATCGGCCTGTCCGAGGCGACGGTGGACCACATCAAGCGGGCCCAGGCAGTGCACCCGGTGACCTCCGTGCAGTCGGAGCTGTCGCTGTGGACGCGGGACTGGATGGACGAGGTGCTGCCGTACTGCCAGGAGCAGGGCATCGCCTTCCTGCCCTACTCGCCGCTCGGGAAGGGCTTCCTCACCGGCCGGTTCGCCTCCTTCGACGGCCTGCCCGAGGACGACTTCCGGCGGTCGCTGCCGCGCTTCCAGCAGGACGCGCTGCGCGCCAACTCCGCCCTCGTCGGCAAGGTGCGGGACATCGCCGAGCGTATCGGGGCCACCCCGGCGCAGGTGGCGCTCGCCTGGGTGATGGCCCACGGCGAGTACGTCGTCCCAATCCCCGGCACCAAGACCCCGAAGTACCTGGCGGACAACGCCGGGGTGGCGGACGTCGCTCTGAGCGCGGCCGACTTGGCCGAACTGGACGCGCTGCCCGACCCGCAGGGTAGCCGTTACTGA
- a CDS encoding bifunctional 3-(3-hydroxy-phenyl)propionate/3-hydroxycinnamic acid hydroxylase encodes MNTVPVVIVGAGPTGLTAATLLAQYGVECLVLERWETIYPLPRAATLDDEVHRILARLGLRDDFAAISRPHRGLRLIDRNMRVLAEFQRDTAPGRHGYPQGSTFDQPELESILRTNLKRYPTATLRGGIEVTGLTQDGSGVVVDVTDRTTGTAESIRAAYVLGCDGANSLARASIGGSMQDLKFEQRWFVIDVLTEADLGQWEGAHQLCDPARAGTYMRIGKTRYRWEFQLTPGETADDYPDLDRLHPLISRWTGNIPVTELEIVRAAEYTFRAQMADRWRDRRLFLLGDAAHLTPPFIGQGMCAGVRDAMNLAWKLAGVLGATLPETVLDTYEIERKHHARAIIKLAKLIGAAMTAGGELGNIIRRAVAPRLRHVPGLIDLATDSETPPLRRCDLVVRPRLRRTLAGRLCPNAVLDGDRRFDDVAAGRFAIVTSTEPSAEQRAEAEHRGAVLITARPGSELHRWLTEGRAQSAIVRPDGTVLAASKQLSRLYKVLPTPASTMIR; translated from the coding sequence ATGAACACGGTTCCTGTAGTAATCGTCGGCGCGGGCCCCACCGGGCTCACCGCTGCGACGCTGCTTGCCCAGTACGGCGTCGAATGCCTGGTACTCGAGCGGTGGGAGACGATCTACCCGCTGCCCCGCGCTGCCACTCTCGACGACGAGGTCCACCGCATCCTCGCGCGCCTCGGACTCCGCGACGATTTTGCCGCGATCTCCAGGCCGCACCGGGGCCTGCGACTCATCGACAGAAACATGCGGGTGTTGGCCGAGTTCCAGCGTGACACCGCGCCAGGCAGACACGGCTACCCCCAGGGGAGCACGTTCGACCAGCCGGAGTTGGAGTCCATCCTTCGTACGAATCTCAAGCGGTACCCCACCGCCACCCTGCGCGGCGGCATCGAAGTCACCGGACTTACCCAGGACGGCAGCGGGGTGGTGGTTGACGTCACCGACCGGACGACCGGCACGGCGGAATCCATCCGCGCGGCGTACGTGCTGGGCTGTGACGGCGCCAACAGCCTGGCCCGGGCCTCGATCGGCGGCAGCATGCAAGACCTGAAGTTCGAGCAGCGCTGGTTCGTCATCGACGTGCTCACCGAGGCCGACCTCGGCCAGTGGGAAGGCGCGCACCAGCTCTGCGACCCGGCCCGCGCCGGCACGTACATGCGGATTGGAAAGACCCGCTACCGCTGGGAGTTCCAGCTGACACCCGGGGAGACCGCCGACGACTACCCCGACCTGGACCGGCTGCATCCGCTGATCTCGCGCTGGACCGGGAACATCCCCGTCACGGAGCTGGAAATCGTCCGCGCGGCGGAGTACACCTTCCGCGCGCAGATGGCCGACCGGTGGCGCGACCGGCGACTGTTCCTGCTCGGCGACGCCGCCCACCTCACCCCACCGTTCATCGGCCAGGGCATGTGTGCCGGGGTGCGCGATGCGATGAACCTCGCCTGGAAGCTCGCCGGCGTGCTCGGTGCGACCCTGCCCGAGACCGTGCTCGACACCTACGAGATCGAACGCAAGCACCACGCCCGCGCCATAATCAAGCTGGCGAAGCTCATCGGCGCCGCGATGACGGCCGGCGGCGAGCTGGGCAACATCATCCGCCGCGCGGTGGCGCCTCGGCTGCGCCACGTACCCGGCCTCATCGACCTGGCTACCGACAGCGAGACACCCCCGCTGCGCCGCTGCGACCTGGTGGTGCGGCCGCGCCTGCGCCGTACCCTCGCGGGCCGGCTGTGCCCGAACGCGGTCCTCGACGGCGACCGCCGCTTCGACGACGTGGCCGCGGGCCGCTTCGCGATCGTCACGTCCACCGAGCCGTCTGCGGAACAACGAGCCGAAGCGGAGCATAGGGGAGCAGTTCTCATCACGGCCCGACCGGGAAGCGAGCTGCACCGATGGCTGACGGAGGGTCGTGCACAGTCAGCCATCGTCCGCCCCGACGGCACTGTCCTTGCTGCCTCGAAACAGCTGTCGAGGCTCTACAAGGTTCTGCCTACGCCGGCGTCGACGATGATCCGGTAG
- a CDS encoding DoxX family protein produces the protein MPTRRTCCGSRTRPARRCSSRARLRTTSGHPRSAARADLLRPGHGQGPGPAADARAGAEVGFSTAAYRRTGGLEVAGAVGLLIGLIEPLIGTLAGAGLLLLLAGALVVHLRKGDGPRKLAPTVFCGLLFFAYLIVHMGATR, from the coding sequence CTGCCGACGCGAAGGACGTGCTGCGGCTCGCGGACGCGACCGGCGCGACGATGTTCTTCAAGGGCCAGGCTCAGAACCACAAGCGGCCATCCTCGCAGTGCTGCTCGCGCTGATCTTCTTCGCCCTGGGCACGGCCAAGGTCCTGGCCCTGCAGCCGATGCGCGAGCTGGCGCGGAGGTCGGGTTCTCCACCGCCGCGTATCGCCGGACCGGCGGGCTCGAGGTCGCCGGGGCGGTCGGACTGCTCATCGGCCTGATCGAGCCGCTGATCGGCACCCTCGCCGGTGCCGGGCTACTGCTCCTGCTCGCCGGAGCCCTCGTCGTACACCTACGTAAGGGTGACGGCCCGCGGAAACTCGCCCCCACTGTCTTCTGCGGACTCCTTTTCTTCGCCTACCTCATTGTCCACATGGGAGCGACACGATGA
- a CDS encoding helix-turn-helix transcriptional regulator, whose translation MASEQSSSADMELGRFLRARRTQTRPDQVGLTVGAGLRRTPGLRREELATLAGISIDYYVRLERGKETRPSPSVLDALARALHLDDAEHQHLRELAARAARYAPEPAPPPSRTVRPHLKLVLETLRPSPAYIVSRSMDLLAWNPGGLALYAGLADWPAAQRNLARYLFLHPTARTLFPDWDYQVRGCVARLRAVAGTAPDAPDLTNLVGELLLKSPDFAKLWERYDVIGRKNVQKTFHHPQVGVLTLSGQSMHLEGTPGQRLGVYTAEPGTPDHDAMLLLDMTAPQPAGHPDTKAEQQRRTQS comes from the coding sequence ATGGCATCCGAGCAGAGCAGCAGCGCCGACATGGAACTGGGCCGGTTCCTGCGCGCGCGTCGCACCCAGACCCGCCCCGACCAGGTCGGTCTCACCGTGGGCGCAGGCCTGCGTCGCACCCCTGGTCTGCGCCGTGAGGAGCTGGCGACGCTCGCCGGCATCAGCATCGACTACTACGTCCGTCTGGAGCGCGGCAAGGAGACCCGTCCCAGTCCCTCCGTGCTCGACGCCCTGGCCCGCGCCCTGCACCTCGACGACGCCGAGCACCAGCACCTGCGCGAGCTGGCCGCCCGGGCCGCCAGGTACGCTCCCGAACCCGCGCCGCCGCCCAGCCGAACCGTGCGTCCGCACCTGAAGCTGGTCCTGGAGACCCTGCGGCCGAGCCCGGCCTACATCGTCAGCCGCAGCATGGACCTGCTCGCCTGGAACCCCGGCGGTCTGGCCCTGTACGCGGGCCTCGCCGACTGGCCCGCTGCCCAGCGCAACCTTGCCCGCTACCTGTTCCTCCACCCCACCGCGCGCACTCTCTTCCCCGACTGGGACTACCAGGTCCGGGGCTGTGTCGCCCGGCTCCGCGCCGTGGCCGGCACCGCCCCGGACGCCCCCGATCTCACCAACCTGGTGGGTGAACTCCTGCTCAAAAGCCCCGACTTCGCCAAGCTGTGGGAGCGCTACGACGTCATCGGGCGCAAGAACGTCCAGAAGACCTTCCACCATCCCCAGGTCGGCGTCCTCACCCTCAGCGGCCAGAGCATGCACCTCGAAGGCACCCCCGGCCAACGCCTGGGCGTCTACACCGCCGAACCAGGGACCCCCGACCACGACGCGATGCTCCTGCTCGACATGACCGCGCCTCAGCCCGCCGGACATCCCGACACGAAGGCGGAACAGCAACGGCGCACCCAGTCCTGA
- a CDS encoding MFS transporter: MTARAVRSARRKDAPAGPGYKWVALSNTTLGVLIATMDASIVIISLPAIFRGIGLDPLAPGNIGYLLWMILGYLLVSAVLVVVLGRLGDMYGRVRIYNLGFLIFACASVALSLDPFRAGAGALWLILWRIVQAFGGSMLTANSAAILTDAFPARQRGMALGVNQITALAGQFLGLLAGGLLAAVDWRAVFWVSVPISITGTIWSYLSLRETSAGHPGRIDWLGNITFAAGAGILLAAITYGIQPYGSHATGWQNPWVLGGLIGGAVLLLLFCYVESRVADPMFALALFKVRAFAAGNLAALLTAIARGGLQFMLIIWLQGIWLPLHGYAFEDTPLWAGIFMLPLTLGFLIAGPLSGYLSDRFGARMFSTTGLLVVAVSFLGLLTLPVNFDYGLFAALLLLNGLGQGMFSAPNTSSIMGSVPPEYRGVASGMRSTFQNSGTALSIGVFFSLMVSGLASSLPKALSSGLQTHGVPAGAAEHAASLPPVSTLFATFLGNNPIEHLLASDGVLTHLSAAQRATLTGHTFFPHLVSGPFHHGLAVVFSVAAGMALVSAVASALRGGHRPTHDSPSQDRPPAGADPSETTRRRHNAPSQ, from the coding sequence GTGACCGCGCGTGCTGTGCGCTCGGCGCGCCGGAAGGACGCTCCCGCGGGCCCCGGCTACAAATGGGTCGCCCTGTCCAACACCACGCTCGGCGTGCTGATCGCCACGATGGACGCCTCCATCGTGATCATCTCGCTGCCCGCGATCTTCCGCGGGATCGGCCTCGACCCGCTCGCGCCCGGCAACATCGGCTATCTGCTCTGGATGATCCTGGGCTATCTGCTCGTGTCGGCCGTGCTCGTCGTCGTCCTCGGCCGGCTCGGCGACATGTACGGCCGGGTCAGGATCTACAACCTCGGCTTCCTCATCTTCGCCTGTGCCTCCGTCGCCCTGTCCCTCGACCCGTTCCGGGCCGGCGCCGGCGCCCTGTGGCTCATTCTCTGGCGCATCGTGCAAGCCTTCGGCGGCTCCATGCTCACCGCCAACTCGGCCGCGATCCTCACCGACGCCTTCCCCGCCCGCCAGCGCGGAATGGCCCTCGGCGTCAACCAGATCACCGCGCTCGCCGGCCAATTCCTCGGCCTCCTCGCCGGCGGTCTGCTCGCCGCCGTCGACTGGCGCGCGGTGTTCTGGGTGAGCGTGCCGATCAGCATCACCGGCACGATCTGGTCGTACCTGAGCCTGCGCGAGACCTCGGCGGGGCACCCCGGCCGCATCGACTGGCTGGGCAACATCACCTTCGCAGCGGGCGCCGGAATCCTGCTCGCCGCCATCACCTACGGCATCCAGCCCTACGGCTCCCACGCCACCGGCTGGCAAAATCCATGGGTGCTCGGCGGCCTGATCGGCGGCGCCGTCCTGCTGCTGCTCTTCTGCTACGTCGAGTCGCGCGTCGCCGACCCCATGTTCGCCCTGGCCCTGTTCAAGGTGCGGGCGTTCGCCGCGGGCAACCTGGCCGCGTTGCTGACCGCGATCGCGCGCGGCGGGCTGCAGTTCATGCTCATCATCTGGTTGCAGGGCATCTGGCTGCCCCTGCACGGCTACGCCTTCGAGGACACCCCGTTGTGGGCCGGCATCTTCATGCTGCCGCTGACGCTGGGCTTCCTGATAGCGGGTCCCCTGTCCGGTTATCTGTCGGACCGGTTCGGCGCCCGTATGTTCTCCACGACCGGTCTGCTCGTCGTCGCGGTTTCCTTCCTCGGGCTGCTCACACTGCCGGTCAACTTCGACTACGGGCTGTTCGCGGCACTGCTGCTGCTCAACGGGCTGGGCCAGGGCATGTTCTCCGCTCCGAACACGTCCTCGATCATGGGCAGCGTGCCGCCGGAGTACCGGGGCGTCGCCTCGGGCATGCGCTCCACGTTCCAGAACTCGGGCACCGCCCTGTCGATCGGCGTGTTCTTCTCCCTGATGGTCTCCGGGCTGGCTTCATCGCTACCCAAGGCGCTCAGCAGCGGACTCCAGACCCACGGCGTGCCGGCCGGCGCGGCCGAGCACGCGGCATCGCTGCCTCCGGTGAGCACGTTGTTCGCCACATTCCTCGGCAACAACCCCATCGAGCACCTGCTCGCGTCCGACGGAGTCCTCACCCACCTCTCCGCGGCCCAACGTGCCACCCTGACCGGTCACACGTTCTTCCCGCACCTGGTCTCCGGCCCGTTCCACCACGGGCTGGCCGTCGTCTTCAGCGTCGCCGCGGGCATGGCGCTGGTCTCCGCGGTCGCCTCGGCCCTCCGCGGCGGGCATCGCCCCACGCACGACAGCCCTTCGCAGGACCGGCCTCCCGCCGGGGCCGACCCCAGCGAGACAACACGGCGTCGACACAACGCGCCCTCGCAGTAG